The following are encoded together in the Candidatus Hinthialibacter antarcticus genome:
- a CDS encoding threonine ammonia-lyase encodes MLTLQDIRDAHARIHESIYRSPCVPSQTLGDITGSRVLLKLENLQMTGSFKERGALNTLLQLSPEERSRGVVAASAGNHAQGVAYHAARMKSRSVIVMPENTPLTKVTSTKRFGAEVILHGVNYDEAYGRALELAEERGYVLIHPFDDERIIAGQGTVGLEILEDAQPDAVIVPIGGGGLISGVACAIKEQRPECKIIGVEAANAPSMKAAVEAGYPVDVPVYASIADGIIVKQPGVHTLKAAQKYVDEIVVVEEEEIAAAVIMLLDIEKTVVEGAGAVGLAALMFRSLNLKGKRVVIVLSGGNIDLNLLSRIIERGLIKDGRMAKLRIELLDIPGQLAIVSDCVSKLKANVVEVYHNRSFFDAPLGKTYLDVTLETRGRDHIEEVAAALRHMGYKVQTI; translated from the coding sequence ATGCTGACTCTGCAAGACATTCGCGACGCTCATGCGCGTATTCACGAATCGATTTATCGTTCGCCGTGCGTCCCTTCGCAGACGCTGGGCGACATTACCGGCAGCCGCGTCTTGTTGAAACTCGAAAACCTCCAGATGACCGGCTCCTTCAAAGAGCGCGGCGCGTTGAATACGCTCTTGCAACTCTCGCCCGAAGAGCGCAGCCGCGGCGTGGTCGCCGCCAGCGCGGGCAACCATGCTCAGGGCGTCGCCTATCACGCGGCGCGGATGAAGTCGCGCTCCGTTATTGTCATGCCCGAAAACACCCCGCTTACCAAAGTCACATCCACCAAACGCTTTGGCGCGGAAGTGATTCTGCACGGCGTCAACTACGACGAGGCCTACGGGCGCGCGTTAGAACTGGCGGAAGAGCGCGGCTATGTGTTGATCCACCCCTTTGACGATGAGCGCATCATCGCCGGGCAGGGCACCGTCGGCCTCGAGATTCTCGAAGACGCCCAGCCCGACGCGGTAATTGTCCCCATTGGCGGCGGCGGCCTCATTTCCGGCGTCGCTTGCGCCATCAAAGAGCAGCGCCCCGAGTGCAAGATCATCGGCGTCGAAGCCGCCAACGCGCCGTCGATGAAAGCGGCGGTTGAAGCGGGCTATCCGGTCGACGTTCCGGTGTACGCCTCCATCGCAGACGGCATCATCGTCAAACAGCCGGGCGTCCACACGCTCAAAGCCGCGCAGAAATACGTTGACGAGATTGTCGTCGTTGAAGAAGAAGAGATCGCGGCGGCGGTGATTATGCTGCTGGATATTGAAAAGACGGTGGTCGAAGGCGCGGGCGCGGTCGGCCTGGCGGCGCTGATGTTTCGCAGCCTCAACCTCAAAGGCAAGCGCGTCGTCATCGTGTTGTCGGGCGGCAATATTGATTTGAATTTACTGTCGCGCATCATTGAGCGCGGCCTCATCAAAGACGGGCGCATGGCCAAACTGCGCATCGAATTGCTCGACATCCCCGGTCAGCTCGCCATTGTGTCGGACTGCGTATCGAAGTTGAAAGCGAACGTGGTGGAGGTCTATCACAACCGCTCGTTTTTTGATGCGCCGCTCGGCAAGACCTACCTCGACGTCACCCTCGAAACCCGCGGGCGCGACCATATCGAAGAAGTCGCCGCCGCCTTGCGCCACATGGGCTACAAGGTACAAACGATTTAG
- a CDS encoding VanZ family protein, which translates to MRLFLCYWLPVLVHMALIFFLSHQPRLPGPPMPIPFFDKFMHGLFYGVLAFLVMRAWLQGRYASLDWKAIAMTLFIVALYGLSDEFHQSFIPNRSPDVADWLADMSGAALVCVTLFFVWGKHRRAGS; encoded by the coding sequence ATGAGGCTTTTTCTTTGTTATTGGCTGCCGGTGCTTGTTCACATGGCGTTGATTTTTTTTCTGTCGCATCAACCCCGCTTGCCGGGGCCGCCGATGCCGATTCCATTTTTTGATAAGTTCATGCACGGGCTGTTTTACGGTGTGCTCGCATTCTTGGTCATGCGCGCCTGGCTGCAAGGACGATACGCCTCGCTGGATTGGAAGGCGATTGCGATGACGCTCTTCATCGTCGCGCTATACGGCCTCAGCGATGAATTCCATCAGTCGTTTATCCCCAACCGTTCGCCGGACGTTGCCGACTGGCTGGCTGACATGTCCGGCGCTGCGCTGGTGTGCGTGACGTTGTTTTTTGTTTGGGGAAAACACCGTAGAGCGGGTTCTTAA
- a CDS encoding TIGR00730 family Rossman fold protein, giving the protein MKLNRVAPEDMNGNQLDEMQYLVDSMGVDDVWRVFRIMAEFAESFETLGKLPDAVTVFGSARTKEIDPMYQKARELGARIAQEKLATCTGGGPGIMEAANRGAYEVGGSSVGMNIELPFEQTPNPYTTLGLSFRYFFVRKVMLVKYSVAFVIFPGGFGTLDELFESLTLIQTRRIKPFPVVLFNCDYWSGLFDWIKARVLEDGNISEKNLDLFHCTDSIDEAIEIIKSSDQIRHNGK; this is encoded by the coding sequence ATGAAATTGAACCGCGTCGCGCCAGAAGACATGAACGGGAACCAATTGGATGAGATGCAATATCTTGTCGATTCGATGGGCGTGGACGACGTCTGGCGCGTGTTTCGCATCATGGCCGAATTTGCCGAGTCGTTCGAAACGCTGGGCAAATTACCCGATGCGGTGACAGTGTTTGGTTCGGCGCGGACCAAAGAAATCGACCCCATGTATCAGAAAGCGCGCGAACTGGGCGCGCGCATCGCGCAGGAAAAACTCGCCACTTGCACCGGCGGCGGGCCGGGCATTATGGAAGCCGCCAATCGCGGCGCCTATGAAGTCGGGGGGTCGTCGGTCGGGATGAACATCGAACTTCCGTTCGAGCAAACCCCCAACCCTTACACCACGCTTGGACTGAGTTTTCGCTATTTCTTCGTGCGCAAAGTGATGCTGGTGAAGTATTCCGTCGCCTTTGTGATTTTCCCGGGCGGGTTTGGTACGCTCGACGAACTATTTGAGTCGCTGACCTTAATTCAGACACGGAGAATCAAACCGTTCCCGGTGGTCTTATTTAATTGCGACTATTGGAGCGGGCTGTTCGATTGGATCAAAGCGCGGGTGTTAGAAGACGGCAACATCTCAGAAAAAAACCTCGACCTGTTCCATTGCACCGACAGCATCGACGAGGCGATTGAAATCATCAAAAGTTCAGACCAAATTCGCCACAACGGAAAGTAA
- the leuS gene encoding leucine--tRNA ligase gives MSSSNAADATVKPAVESADHFPYQNAEPKWQQRWEEARAFATEESGDKPKFYCLEMFPYPSGKLHMGHLRNYAIGDVMARYYRMKGHRVLHPMGYDAFGLPAENAAIKNKVPPAQWTFNNIREMGVQQRTLGLSYDWEREVATCHEGYYKWGQWLFLQFFKKGLVYRKEGMLNWCPDCQTVLANEQVVNGLCWRCDEVVVQKHMPQWFIRITDYAEELLADLDKLTDWPNKVVVMQRNWIGRSEGAEILFRVADGEQAGTEIPVFTTRPDTIFGATYMVLAPEHPLVEKIITGTPKETECRAFIEKVAKMDKTTRTDDAAKKEGVFTGAYAINPVNDEKVPIWIANYVLVEYGTGAIMAVPTHDQRDFLFAREYGLPMRVVIKPEDATFETADDMSEAWVEQGLLVNSQQFDGTPNQDAKKKITAWMEEKSIGKATVNYRLRDWGISRQRYWGMPIPLVHCDKCGAVPVAEDSLPVELPTEVELTGEGSPLTRMESFYKVDCPQCGAEARRETDTIDTFWDSSWYFLRYIDARNAAAPFDAAKANEWMPVDLYIGGVEHAVLHLLYSRFFTKVVRDLGLVNADEPFAKLVTQGMVTKDGAKMSKSKGNVVDPSVIIDKHGADAARLFILFTSPPERDLEWSDDGVIGSARFVDRVYRLVMKYADALKNPPQANGEPSDAARDLRRMTHKTIVGVTTDIQDRLGLNTSIAKIMELVNEMYRFTADGDIAASDFDAFREAAFVLLQLLSPMAPHLSEELWETIGGEGLIMLSAWPQHDPQWLQVETVKIAVQVNGKVRGTIEVSTDADQDAIWQAALDEPNINRWIDGKEPRKKIFVPGKLMNVVL, from the coding sequence ATGTCATCTTCAAACGCCGCTGATGCGACCGTGAAACCGGCTGTTGAATCCGCCGACCATTTTCCCTATCAAAACGCCGAACCCAAATGGCAACAACGCTGGGAAGAAGCCCGCGCCTTCGCCACCGAAGAATCCGGCGATAAGCCCAAATTCTATTGCCTGGAAATGTTTCCCTATCCCTCCGGCAAACTGCACATGGGCCACTTGCGCAACTACGCCATCGGCGACGTGATGGCGCGTTATTACCGCATGAAAGGCCATCGCGTCTTGCACCCGATGGGCTATGACGCCTTTGGATTGCCTGCGGAAAACGCCGCCATCAAAAACAAAGTGCCGCCCGCCCAATGGACGTTCAACAACATCCGTGAGATGGGCGTACAACAGCGAACGCTTGGGCTTTCGTATGATTGGGAACGCGAGGTCGCGACTTGTCACGAAGGCTATTACAAGTGGGGACAGTGGCTGTTTCTTCAATTTTTTAAGAAAGGCCTGGTCTACCGTAAAGAGGGCATGCTCAACTGGTGCCCCGATTGTCAGACGGTTCTCGCGAATGAGCAAGTCGTGAATGGATTATGTTGGCGCTGCGATGAAGTCGTCGTTCAAAAACACATGCCGCAATGGTTTATTCGTATCACCGATTACGCAGAAGAACTGCTGGCCGACTTAGACAAACTCACTGACTGGCCCAACAAAGTTGTGGTCATGCAGCGCAATTGGATCGGGCGCTCGGAAGGCGCAGAGATTTTGTTTCGCGTCGCCGACGGCGAGCAGGCGGGGACGGAGATTCCCGTCTTCACCACCCGGCCCGATACCATTTTTGGCGCGACTTACATGGTGCTGGCGCCCGAACATCCGCTGGTCGAAAAAATTATTACCGGAACGCCCAAAGAAACCGAATGCCGCGCTTTCATCGAAAAAGTCGCCAAGATGGACAAGACTACGCGCACCGACGACGCCGCCAAAAAAGAAGGCGTGTTCACCGGCGCGTATGCAATCAACCCGGTCAATGACGAGAAAGTTCCGATATGGATCGCAAATTATGTTCTAGTGGAATACGGAACCGGCGCGATCATGGCGGTGCCGACTCACGACCAGCGCGACTTTTTGTTCGCCAGAGAATACGGCCTGCCCATGCGGGTGGTGATTAAGCCCGAAGACGCGACGTTCGAGACCGCCGACGACATGAGCGAAGCCTGGGTGGAACAAGGCTTGCTGGTCAACTCGCAACAATTTGATGGAACTCCCAATCAGGACGCCAAGAAAAAAATCACCGCCTGGATGGAAGAAAAATCCATCGGCAAAGCGACCGTAAATTACCGCTTGCGCGATTGGGGCATCTCGCGCCAACGCTATTGGGGAATGCCCATCCCCTTAGTGCATTGCGACAAATGCGGCGCTGTCCCGGTGGCGGAAGACAGCCTCCCGGTCGAATTGCCCACCGAGGTTGAACTCACCGGCGAAGGCTCGCCATTGACCCGCATGGAGTCGTTCTACAAAGTGGATTGCCCGCAGTGCGGCGCCGAAGCCCGCCGCGAGACCGATACGATAGACACCTTCTGGGATTCGTCCTGGTACTTCCTGCGCTACATCGACGCGCGCAACGCCGCCGCGCCGTTTGACGCCGCGAAAGCGAATGAGTGGATGCCGGTTGACTTGTATATTGGCGGGGTGGAACACGCGGTGCTGCACTTGCTCTACTCGCGCTTCTTCACCAAAGTCGTGCGCGATTTGGGCTTGGTCAACGCCGACGAACCCTTCGCTAAATTGGTGACGCAAGGCATGGTGACCAAAGACGGCGCCAAGATGTCGAAGTCAAAAGGCAACGTCGTCGACCCCAGCGTAATCATCGACAAACACGGCGCCGACGCGGCGCGTTTGTTCATTCTCTTTACCTCGCCGCCCGAACGCGATCTCGAATGGAGCGACGACGGCGTGATCGGCTCGGCGCGTTTCGTTGACCGCGTTTATCGCCTGGTGATGAAATACGCCGACGCGCTCAAAAACCCGCCGCAAGCCAACGGCGAACCGTCTGACGCCGCCCGCGACCTGCGCCGCATGACCCACAAAACCATCGTCGGCGTGACCACGGATATTCAAGATCGCCTTGGGCTGAACACCTCCATCGCCAAAATTATGGAACTCGTAAACGAGATGTACCGCTTCACCGCTGACGGCGACATTGCCGCTTCGGATTTCGACGCCTTTCGTGAGGCCGCGTTTGTATTGCTGCAACTGTTGTCGCCGATGGCGCCGCACTTGAGCGAAGAACTTTGGGAAACCATCGGCGGCGAGGGGTTGATTATGTTGAGCGCGTGGCCGCAACACGACCCGCAATGGCTGCAAGTCGAGACGGTCAAAATCGCCGTGCAAGTCAACGGCAAAGTGCGCGGGACAATCGAAGTTTCCACCGACGCCGATCAGGACGCCATCTGGCAAGCGGCGCTGGACGAGCCAAATATCAACCGTTGGATCGACGGCAAGGAACCGCGCAAGAAAATCTTCGTCCCCGGCAAACTGATGAACGTGGTTTTATAA
- a CDS encoding helix-turn-helix transcriptional regulator: MSDYRKAKKRIEVSVGESVRIIRELQEMSQNGLSALTGIPQSTLSAIENDRVKLGVERAKVLARALRCHPAVLVFPGWSIEQDSAA; this comes from the coding sequence ATGAGCGATTATCGAAAAGCAAAAAAGCGAATAGAGGTTTCAGTCGGTGAGTCGGTACGAATCATTCGCGAACTTCAGGAAATGAGCCAGAACGGTTTGTCTGCGCTCACAGGCATTCCGCAGTCAACGCTCTCGGCCATCGAAAACGACCGCGTGAAACTTGGCGTAGAAAGAGCCAAGGTACTCGCGCGAGCGTTGCGCTGCCATCCTGCCGTGCTTGTTTTTCCCGGATGGAGTATTGAACAAGACTCCGCCGCATAA
- the lipB gene encoding lipoyl(octanoyl) transferase LipB, producing the protein MTTETTVINAVRMTVESSYAEVERFQESKVDCGEETLALCEHPPTITLGTATQDGDLLLPDEAYQKLGIVVHPVRRGGQATFHGPGQLVAYPILNLRERGLTIHTYLRFLEELLVEFCDDYGIEAQTIAGKTGVWVQDRKLAFIGVRVRKGFCFHGCSVNVTPQHEAFQRIVPCGMANLTVTSLQEETANFGINVWSAAGRIETLFHHRLSQLSG; encoded by the coding sequence ATGACGACTGAGACAACTGTTATCAACGCCGTCCGCATGACGGTTGAGTCTTCGTACGCAGAGGTCGAGCGCTTCCAGGAATCGAAGGTTGACTGCGGCGAAGAGACGCTGGCGTTGTGCGAGCATCCGCCCACCATCACGCTTGGTACGGCAACCCAAGACGGTGACTTGCTTCTGCCGGATGAGGCCTACCAGAAATTGGGAATCGTTGTACATCCCGTGCGCCGGGGCGGGCAAGCGACATTTCACGGTCCCGGTCAGTTGGTGGCGTATCCCATCCTGAATTTACGCGAACGCGGCCTGACGATTCATACATACTTGCGTTTTTTGGAAGAACTGCTGGTCGAATTTTGCGACGACTATGGAATCGAAGCGCAAACCATCGCAGGCAAAACCGGCGTGTGGGTGCAAGACCGCAAACTCGCCTTCATCGGCGTACGCGTCCGTAAGGGCTTTTGCTTCCACGGCTGTTCGGTCAACGTGACGCCCCAACACGAGGCGTTTCAACGCATCGTCCCCTGTGGAATGGCGAATTTAACGGTAACCTCTTTACAAGAAGAAACCGCGAATTTCGGCATCAATGTGTGGAGCGCGGCGGGCCGCATCGAGACGCTATTTCATCATCGCCTGTCACAACTCAGCGGATAA
- a CDS encoding N-acetylneuraminate synthase family protein — protein sequence MQIGNNLIGEGHPCFIIAEAGLNHNGMPEMAAQLIESAADCGADAVKFQTYLTHELFAPDHPEYDKFERMQLSRDVYNDLRKIADQCGIVLLSTPFDEISVDLLYELGVPAFKIGSGELTHLDFLRFAASKKKPMVLSTGMSTPSQVDAAVAVLQEAAAEFALLHCVSSYPCPPELARIRSVSSLREKYSVPIGYSDHTTGVEAALAAVALGACIIEKHFTLSKNLPGWDHFFSTDPDELKRLVASVRVTESVLGSAEKIVQDAERPIESIARRALYARRRLKAGEVLTRNDVLVRRPLGPISAEKLDDYVGRALTCDVGSQCAFKPGDFQ from the coding sequence GTGCAAATTGGAAACAACCTGATTGGCGAAGGCCATCCCTGTTTTATCATTGCGGAAGCCGGATTAAACCACAACGGGATGCCCGAAATGGCGGCGCAATTGATCGAATCCGCAGCCGATTGCGGCGCCGATGCGGTCAAGTTTCAAACCTATTTGACTCACGAACTGTTTGCGCCCGATCACCCTGAATACGACAAATTCGAGCGTATGCAGCTGAGCCGCGACGTCTATAACGATCTGAGAAAAATCGCCGATCAGTGCGGCATCGTCTTGCTCTCTACTCCATTCGATGAAATTAGCGTTGATTTATTATATGAACTCGGCGTCCCCGCTTTTAAGATTGGCTCGGGCGAATTAACGCATTTGGATTTTCTTCGCTTTGCCGCTTCCAAAAAAAAGCCGATGGTTCTCTCGACGGGAATGTCGACGCCAAGCCAGGTCGACGCCGCCGTGGCGGTCTTACAGGAAGCCGCCGCCGAATTCGCGTTGTTGCATTGCGTGTCGAGCTATCCCTGTCCGCCCGAGTTGGCGCGTATCCGCTCGGTGTCGTCTCTGCGAGAAAAATATAGCGTCCCGATTGGCTATTCCGACCACACCACCGGCGTGGAGGCGGCTTTGGCGGCGGTGGCGCTGGGCGCCTGCATCATTGAAAAACACTTTACGCTTTCTAAAAACTTGCCCGGTTGGGACCACTTCTTCTCGACTGATCCTGATGAACTCAAGCGCCTGGTTGCTTCGGTGCGCGTGACCGAATCGGTGCTGGGCAGCGCTGAAAAGATCGTGCAAGACGCTGAGCGCCCCATCGAATCCATCGCCCGCCGCGCATTGTACGCCCGCCGCCGACTCAAAGCCGGCGAAGTGCTGACCCGTAACGATGTGCTGGTCCGGCGTCCGCTGGGGCCGATTTCCGCCGAAAAGCTCGACGACTATGTCGGGCGCGCGCTGACCTGCGATGTCGGCTCGCAATGCGCCTTCAAGCCGGGTGACTTTCAATAA
- a CDS encoding biotin/lipoyl-containing protein, whose product MATLIEMPELSDAMVTGRVLGWIKSEGDRVEAGEALAEIETDKAAMELESHCSGALLKILAQPGDEVPIGAALAIIGEPGENIDDIVSNLDTVDAQTLPDEPAPLPIVPQAYAPLQATVTSLHISPLAQRIADENGVDLTNVKGSGPDGRIIKRDVEEVIANRPENTWTT is encoded by the coding sequence ATGGCGACGCTTATCGAAATGCCAGAACTCAGCGACGCAATGGTGACCGGGCGCGTCTTGGGCTGGATCAAGTCGGAAGGCGACCGTGTGGAAGCCGGAGAAGCCCTCGCCGAAATCGAAACCGACAAAGCCGCCATGGAACTCGAAAGCCATTGCAGCGGCGCGTTGTTGAAAATTCTCGCTCAACCCGGCGATGAAGTCCCCATCGGCGCCGCCTTGGCGATCATTGGAGAGCCGGGCGAGAACATCGACGATATTGTATCGAACCTCGATACGGTTGACGCGCAGACGCTGCCTGATGAGCCTGCGCCATTGCCGATTGTCCCTCAGGCGTATGCTCCATTACAAGCGACGGTGACTTCGTTGCATATTTCACCGCTGGCGCAGCGCATCGCCGATGAAAACGGCGTCGATCTAACGAACGTCAAAGGCAGCGGCCCCGATGGGCGCATTATCAAGCGCGATGTCGAAGAAGTAATTGCCAATAGGCCGGAAAACACTTGGACGACATGA
- the lipA gene encoding lipoyl synthase — MPVDSTPLVKISLPGGEKYQDVLQAVESKNLHTVCQSARCPNMGECWGERTATFMLLGNICTRACRFCAVQHGRPGELDRDEPRRVAQAIYDLGTEYAVITSVNRDELPDGGACIFAETIRLVREMEPGTLIEVLIPDFCGKWEALDAVLDAEPNVLNHNVETVPRLYRAIQPWSKWDLSLEVVRRSHKRGAVTKSGIIAGLGETKAEMLDAIRQVREAGCDILTVGQYFRPSKKHAAVDRVVSKEEFKEYEDYGRSLGFSAVLSGPLVRSSYRAKWAYEQAMQSKKALTA; from the coding sequence ATGCCCGTTGATTCAACCCCGTTAGTAAAGATTTCCTTGCCCGGCGGCGAGAAATACCAAGACGTTCTGCAAGCCGTCGAGAGCAAGAACTTACACACCGTTTGCCAGAGCGCCCGCTGCCCTAACATGGGCGAGTGTTGGGGCGAACGCACCGCGACCTTTATGCTATTGGGCAACATCTGTACCCGCGCCTGCCGCTTCTGCGCCGTCCAACATGGCCGCCCCGGCGAACTCGACCGCGATGAACCCCGGCGCGTCGCCCAGGCGATTTATGACCTGGGGACCGAATACGCCGTCATCACCTCGGTCAATCGCGACGAACTGCCCGACGGCGGCGCATGTATTTTCGCCGAAACCATCCGCCTGGTTCGCGAGATGGAGCCGGGCACGCTGATTGAAGTGTTGATCCCCGATTTTTGCGGCAAGTGGGAAGCGCTCGACGCGGTGCTCGACGCTGAACCAAACGTCTTAAACCATAACGTCGAAACCGTGCCGCGCTTGTATCGCGCCATTCAGCCCTGGTCAAAATGGGACCTCTCGCTCGAAGTGGTTCGCCGATCACACAAACGCGGCGCCGTCACCAAAAGCGGAATCATCGCCGGACTGGGCGAAACCAAAGCCGAAATGCTTGACGCCATCCGCCAGGTGCGCGAAGCGGGCTGCGACATTCTCACCGTCGGGCAGTATTTTCGTCCAAGCAAAAAACACGCAGCGGTCGACCGCGTCGTCTCGAAAGAAGAATTTAAAGAGTACGAAGACTATGGCCGCAGCCTGGGCTTCTCAGCGGTGTTGTCAGGCCCGTTGGTGCGTAGTTCGTACCGCGCCAAGTGGGCGTATGAACAGGCCATGCAATCCAAGAAAGCGCTGACAGCATGA